TTCATATAAAAGAAAAAATTTCATCAACGCCATATATTGTGGTTGGTTATGATGTAAGAACTCACTCTCAAATGCTTTTTGAAGCTCTAATCTCAGGACTTAATCTATCAGAGTGTAAAGTTTTAAATATTGGACTAGTTGCAACTGGCGTAAACTATTTTGCCTCTTTTCAAGAGTTTTTGATAGAAAATAAAACTATAAAACCAACTGCGTCAATTATGATTACAGGAAGTCATAATGCAAAAAAATATAATGGTTTTAAAATCACAATAAACAATGAACCATTTTTTGGGGAAGAGCTTTTAGCTTTATATGAAAAAATTAGTAAAAATCAAAATATAGAAATTCCAAATAATTTTGATTTTATAAAAATTGATGCAAAAAAATTGTACGTAGATTTTATGGTTAATCAATTTTCACATCTAAAAAATTTTAAAACTCCTTTTGTAGTTGATTGTGGAAATGGCGTTGCAAATACAGTTTTATGTGATATTTTAGATGAATTAAATCTAAACTATAAAGGTTTACACCTAACTCCAGATGGAGAGTTTCCAAATCATCATCCAGACCCAACAAATGAAAAAAATCTTGAAGATATAAAAGCTTTATTAAAAGATGAGTGTAATTTAGGTTTTGCTTATGATGGAGATGCTGATAGAATTGCTGTTTTAACTCAAAAATATAATATCAAAGGTGATATGTTAGCCCTACTTTTTTCAAAAACTATGAAAAATCCAGTAATTATTGGAGAAGTTACCTACTCACAAAATATTTTTGATGAATTAAATAGTGAAGCTAAAACAATAATGAATAAAACTGGTTATTCAAACTTACGATTAAAACTAAAAGAATTAAATGCAGACCTTGCAGCAGAAGTTTCAGGACATATCTTTTTTAATGATAGATATTATGGTTATGATGATGCTATTTATGCAACTTTTAGAGTATTAGAACTTTTATATAAAGGAATAAATTTAGATTTTGAGTTAGATAAACTTCCAAAAGTTTATACAAGTTCTAATATTGAAATAGAAGTTAGTGAAAAAAATAAATTTTTAATTATAAAAGAGATTGAAAATAAATTAAAAAAAGTTCAACGAGGATTTCCTATTATAAAAGATATTATAAAAATTGATGGACTTAGAATAAATTTTGAATATGGTTGGGCATTAATTCGTGCTTCAAATACAAATTCTATAATAGTTACTAAATATGAAGCTAGCACTTACGCAACAGCTATGAGTTATAAAGTTGCAGTTGAAAATATTTTAAATGAGGTAATAAATGAAATTAATAACTCTACAAATTAAAACTTCGTTAGATTTTCAAACAAATCTAAATGAATTAAAAGAATTAATAAATTCGTGTGAAGAAAACTCTTTAATTTTAGCTCCTGAATTAGCTTTGAGTGGATTTTCTTATGATAGAATGGATGAAGCTTCTACTTTTTCAATAAAAGCCATTGAAGAGATAAAAGAATTAAGCCAAAATAAAATTATTTCTTTAACATTTATTACAAAAAAAGATGAAAAATATTTTAATACTTTATATTTATTTCACAATAAAAAAATCATTCATACTCAATCAAAAATTAAACTTTTTCCTTTAGGAAATGAACTAGAACATTTTAGTGAAGGAGATTTAAAAGATTTAAAAATTTTAGAAATAGATGGTATAAAAATAGCAGCATTAATCTGTTTTGAACTAAGATTTCCAGAGCTTTGGGAAAAAATAAAAGGTGCAGATATAATTTTAAATCCAGCAATGTGGGGATTAAAAAGAAAAGAGCATTATGAATCTATTTCAAAAGCTTTAGCTTTAGTGAATCAATGTTTTGTAGTTGCTTGTAACAGTGCTGATTATAATATGGCAAAAGGAAGTGCAATCATAAGTCCATTTGGAAATGTAATAAAAGATGATTCTAAAAATAAAATTGAAACAATTTTTGATAAAGATGAGATAAATAAAGTTAGAAAATATATTGATATTGGATTAAATAAAAAATAATGAAAAGTAGATTTTAATCTACTTTCAAAGAATTTCTAATTTCCTCTAAAGGAACGCCACTTTTTTTAGCAAGAAGTGCTAATTTTGTTATTCTTCTAATATGTGAAGGTATCACTTTATATGTTGTAAAAGTTGATGCTTTTACACCTATTTCTTCTGCAAATTTACCCTGAGAAGAAAAACCAATTTCCTTGATTATTTTCTTAAATTCTTTCTTTTCCAA
The genomic region above belongs to Arcobacter ellisii and contains:
- a CDS encoding carbon-nitrogen hydrolase family protein → MKLITLQIKTSLDFQTNLNELKELINSCEENSLILAPELALSGFSYDRMDEASTFSIKAIEEIKELSQNKIISLTFITKKDEKYFNTLYLFHNKKIIHTQSKIKLFPLGNELEHFSEGDLKDLKILEIDGIKIAALICFELRFPELWEKIKGADIILNPAMWGLKRKEHYESISKALALVNQCFVVACNSADYNMAKGSAIISPFGNVIKDDSKNKIETIFDKDEINKVRKYIDIGLNKK
- a CDS encoding phosphomannomutase/phosphoglucomutase, with protein sequence MINKTIFRQYDIRGVVNDDLTYENSKLIGYYLGLHIKEKISSTPYIVVGYDVRTHSQMLFEALISGLNLSECKVLNIGLVATGVNYFASFQEFLIENKTIKPTASIMITGSHNAKKYNGFKITINNEPFFGEELLALYEKISKNQNIEIPNNFDFIKIDAKKLYVDFMVNQFSHLKNFKTPFVVDCGNGVANTVLCDILDELNLNYKGLHLTPDGEFPNHHPDPTNEKNLEDIKALLKDECNLGFAYDGDADRIAVLTQKYNIKGDMLALLFSKTMKNPVIIGEVTYSQNIFDELNSEAKTIMNKTGYSNLRLKLKELNADLAAEVSGHIFFNDRYYGYDDAIYATFRVLELLYKGINLDFELDKLPKVYTSSNIEIEVSEKNKFLIIKEIENKLKKVQRGFPIIKDIIKIDGLRINFEYGWALIRASNTNSIIVTKYEASTYATAMSYKVAVENILNEVINEINNSTN